Proteins encoded together in one Larus michahellis chromosome 4, bLarMic1.1, whole genome shotgun sequence window:
- the FGF19 gene encoding fibroblast growth factor 19, whose protein sequence is MGPPPAALALLGLAAAAVVSLPLPDAGPHVNYGWGEPIRLRHLYTASKHGLFSCFLRIGGDGRVDAAGSQSPQSLLEIRAVAVRTVAIKGVRSSRYLCMDEAGRLHGQLRYSTEDCSFEEEIRPDGYNVYRSKKHGISVSLSSAKQRQQFKGKDFLPLSHFLPMINTVPVESTDFGEYGDYSQAFEPEVYSSPLETDSMDPFGITSKLSPVKSPSFQK, encoded by the exons atggggccgccccccgccgccctggcgctgctggggctcgccgccgccgccgtcgtgTCGCTGCCGCTGCCCGACGCCGGTCCCCACGTCAACTACGGGTGGGGGGAACCGATCCGGCTGCGGCACCTCTACACCGCCAGCAAGCACGGGCTCTTCAGCTGCTTCCTGCGCATCGGCGGCGACGGGCGGGTGGACGCTGCCGGTAGCCAGAGCCCGCAGA GTCTGCTGGAGATCCGCGCCGTGGCGGTGCGCACCGTGGCCATCAAGGGCGTGCGGAGCTCCCGTTACCTCTGCATGGACGAGGCGGGGCGGCTGCACGGGCAG CTCAGGTATTCCACTGAGGATTGTTCCTTCGAAGAGGAGATTCGTCCAGACGGCTACAATGTATATAGATCAAAAAAACACGGAATATCGGTGTCTTTGAGCAGTGCCAAGCAAAGACAACAGttcaaaggaaaagattttcttCCGCTGTCTCACTTCTTACCTATGATCAACACTGTGCCCGTGGAGTCAACAGACTTTGGCGAGTACGGTGATTACAGCCAGGCGTTTGAGCCGGAGGTGTACTCGTCGCCTCTGGAAACGGACAGCATGGACCCCTTTGGCATCACCTCCAAACTGTCGCCGGTGAAGAGCCCCAGCTTTCAGAAATGA